A stretch of DNA from Saccharospirillum mangrovi:
GCCTTGGCTTCGTCGGAAAACGCATCTGCGTTCAACGATTTGGCAAACACGCCTTCGGCTGCCGCAGCTGCTTCAAAGGCTTTGGTGTTGTACCAGCCGGCTGAAGCCGGTCGTTTCTCGGAAGGTTCCTTTTCGAACATCACGCCCAATGTGTTGGCGCCATAGCCGAAAGCCGCTGAAATGCGCGATGCCAGGCCGTAACCATTGGAGCAACCGATGACCAGGACGTTCTTCGGCCCGGCACTCGCCGGCTTGTGGGCTTTAACGTAGTCAATCTGCTCTTCAACATGGACTTTGCAGCCTTTCGGGTGCGCTGTCGTACAGATAAAACCACGAACCTTGGGTTTGATAATCATGCCTAGTATTCCTTGATTAGGTGTATTGCTGTCGGGCCTGACCACTGGCCGGCGCGAATGATCTGCACTTTAGCGCCATTTTACTGTGGCGCGTAGCACAGGACGCCGACCGACGCGCAAAAGACTTGTGAACCTGACGAACAGAGCGGGCGCAGTGCTTGACCCAGTCTCACAGGGGCGTAAGCTCTGCGCGCCCAAGGAGTCTGCCATGCACAGCCGCGATTATCCCCACCTGACGGCCTCCGTTCTGGTGGCCGATCAAGACCGCATTCTGATGGTCAATGAAATAGATAACGGTATACGGGTCTGGAACCAACCCGCCGGACACGTCGAGGTGGGCGAAGACCTCCAGACTGCGGCCATTCGCGAAGCTCTGGAAGAAAGCCGCTATCAGGTACAGCTGACCCATTTGCTCGGCCTGTACCAAAACGTCCATGAAGCCACCGGCATTCACTACCTGCGCGCCTGTTTTATCGCCAACGCTGTGACCCTGGTTGAAAACGCCGTCCTCGACGCCGATATATTGCAGGCCGATTGGCTGCCGCTAAACGCCTTACTGGCTGGCGATTATCCGCTACGCAGCCCCATCGTACGCCAGTGCCTGCTTGATTTTCAGGCCGGCCAGCGGTTCCCACTGAACTGCATTCAACCCATGTTATCTCTGTCGGAGTCCTAAACCTCATGAGCTCGCCCGCCTCCACCAAAGTCATCGTCGGCATGTCCGGCGGTGTCGATTCCTCGGTAACTGCCGCTTTGCTGTTGGAAGCGGGTTATCAGGTGGAAGGTCTGTTCATGAAAAACTGGGACGAAGACGACGGCACCGAATACTGCACCGCCAAAGAAGACCTGGCCGATGCGCAGGCGGTCAGCGATCGTTTGGGCATCAAGCTGCACAAAGCCAACTTTGCCGCCGAATATTGGGACAACGTGTTCGAACATTTCCTGGAGGAATATCAGGCCGGCCGGACACCCAACCCGGACATCCTGTGTAACCGCGAAATCAAGTTCAAAGCCTTTCTCGATTACGCCCTGACGCTTGGTGCCGACCGCATTGCTACCGGGCATTATGCCCGCACCCGGCCCGGCTCGAACGGCGCTGAATTGTTGCGCGGCCTGGATGCCAACAAAGACCAGTCCTATTTCCTGCACGCTGTCGGCCATGAGCAATTCGAGAAAACACTGTTCCCGGTCGGTGAGTTGGAAAAGCCGGAAGTCCGATGTATTGCGGAAAAATATCAACTGGCGACAGCGCGTAAAAAAGACAGCACCGGTATTTGTTTTATCGGCGAGCGCCGTTTCAGCGATTTCCTTAAGCAATACATTCCGGCCCAGCCGGGTGTGATTGAGACATTGGATGGCGAAGTTATCGGCGAACATCAGGGGCTGATGTATTACACCATCGGCCAGCGCCAGGGCCTGGGCATTGGTGGCACTCGCAACCATCCGGAAGCGCCCTGGTTTGTTGCCGCCAAAGATCTTGAACGTAACGTTCTGACCGTGGTTCAAGGCACCAACCATCCGGCCTTGTTCACCAACCGGATGACCTTAAGCCAGATTCATTGGATCAGCGGCCAGGCTCCGCAATTGCCGGCGCAGCTGGCGTGCAAGCATCGCTATCGCCAACCCGATCAGGTCTGCACGCTAAGTGCCACGGACACCGGTTACGAAGTCTCGTTTGCTGAGCCTCAGCGCGCCATCACGCCGGGACAGTCTGCCGTGTTCTACGACGGTGAAGTCTGCCTGGGTGGTGGTGTAATCGAACACAGCTGGCAAGCTGACGCTTGAAAAGCTCGTATCCATTGAGCGCTTCTGTTCACTAAGGGTTTTAAATGTCGCGGACTGAACACCAAGTCATGGCTTTAGCTGGCGTTTTCCAAGCCGCCATTCTGGTCGAGCAATTAGCCCGCCAGGGCAGCATCGATAAAGACACCCTCGCGCTGTGCATCCGCTCAGTATTGAATCTGAACCCCAGCAGCGTCGAAGCCGTGTACGAAGGCGTGGCAGGCATCCGCACTGGCTTGCAGGGCGTACGCGATGTGTTGTCGCGGCGTGGCAGTGGCATTTCCACCGAAGTAATGCGCTACGCCATGGGCATCCTGCACGCGCAACGCAAACTTGCCGGGCGCAACGATTTAATGGACGCCCTGGGCAAGTCGCTCGATCGCGCCGTTGAACAACTGCGCTATTTTGATGATCCGTTGCACGATTCCGTCGTCGGGGCTGCCGCCCGCTGCTATCAGGACAGTGTCAGCAAATTGAGCTTCCGGATTCGAGTCATGGGCAACCCCACCTATCTGCAAAACCCGCGCACCGCCGATCAGGTTCGCGCGCTGCTGTTATTCGGCATTCGCAGCGCACATCTGTGGCAACAACAGGGCGGCCGTCGCTGGCACATTCTGTTTCGCCGCAACGCGCTGTACGACAGTGCCCAACAGTTGCTGCTGCGCCACACCCACTGAGCCCTCGCCTTGGCGCGACGGGCCTCAGACCGCTATAATCGCCAGCCTTTCGACCACCACCGACCGGACCCCCGCCTGCCATGGATTTGAACGCACTGACCGCAATTTCCCCCATCGACGGCCGCTACGGCAGCAAGACCCAAGCCTTGCGTGCCTACTTCAGTGAATTCGGCCTGATTCACGCTCGCGTCCGGGTGGAAGTGCGTTGGTTGCAACAACTGGCTGCGCATCCACAGATCAAAGAACTGCCGCCATTCAGTGCGCAAGCGACCGACTTTCTGAATCGACTCGTGGACGATTTCAGCGTCGATGACGCCGAGGCCATTAAAGCCATCGAGCGCACGACTAACCACGACGTCAAAGCGGTCGAGTATTTTCTCAAAGCCAAGCTGGCCGAACTGCCGGAATTGGCGCAGGCGCTCGAATTCGTCCATTTCGCCTGCACCTCGGAAGACATCAATAATCTGTCGCACGCCTTGATGCTCAGTGGCGGCGTGCGCGATGTATTGGTTCCGACCATGACCGAGGTCGCCGACAGCATCACCAAGCTGGCACACCAACACGCTGACTTACCGATGTTAAGCCGCACACACGGCCAGACCGCTTCGCCAACCACACTTGGCAAAGAGATGGCCAACGTCGCTTATCGTCTGCAGCGTCAATTGAAGGCGTTGGAAACCATCGAATACCTGGGCAAGATCAATGGCGCCGTCGGCAACTACAACGCCCATCTGGCGACCTACCCGGACATTGACTGGGAAGCCAACGCGCGCGACTTCATCGAAGGTCTGGGCCTGAGCTGGAACCCCTACACCACCCAAATCGAACCGCACGATTACATCGCCGAGTTGTTCGACACCCTGGCCCGTTTCAACACCATCCTGATCGATTTTGACCGCGACATCTGGAGCTACATTTCGCTCGGCTACTTCAAGCAAAAAACCGTCGCCGGCGAAGTGGGCAGCTCGACCATGCCGCACAAGGTCAACCCCATCGACTTTGAAAACTCCGAAGGCAACCTGGGTATCGCCAACGCCGTCTTGGGCCACCTGGCTGCCAAACTGCCGATTTCCCGCTGGCAACGCGACCTGACCGATTCCACCGTCTTGCGCTCTATGGGCGTAGGCCTGGCGCACAGCCTGATCGCCTATCAGTCCAGCCTGAAAGGCATCGGCAAACTCGAAGCTAACCCGGAACGACTGGCGGCCGATCTGAACCAGGCCTGGGAAGTGTTGGCCGAGGCGGTACAAACGGTGATGCGTCGCTACGGTATCGAAGAGCCGTACGAAAAACTGAAAGCCTTCACGCGCGGTAAAGCCATCACCGAAGCCATGATGCACGACTTCGTTACCCAGCTGGATCTGCCCAAGGACGCCCAAGACGCCCTGTTGGCGCTGACGCCAGCCGGTTACGTGGGCAACGCCAGCGACCAGGCCAAACGTCTCTGACAGACCATTCCGGCGCATTTGGCCGATCACAGTCTCAGTCGATTCAGGAGCAGTGACATGAAAGTTCTGGGTGGGCTTTCGGCTCAATCTTTCCTCAGTCAGTACTGGCAGAAGGCACCGCTATTAGTACGTTCTGCCCTGCCCGACCCGTCTGACTTGATCGGCGGCGACGATCTGGCCGGACTGGCAACCGAAGAAGCCGTTGAGTCACGACTGGTCACCGCTAACGATTGGCGCCTGCGCCACGGCCCATTCTTCGAAGACGACTTCGCCAACCTGCCGGAACGCGATTGGACGCTGCTGGTCCAGGCTGTCGATCATTGGGTACCCGAAATCGCTGCTCTGTTCGATCATTTCCGCTTTATTCCGACCTGGCGGTTCGACGACATCATGTTGTCGTACTCGGTACCGGGCGGTGGCGTTGGGCCGCATTTCGACCAATACGA
This window harbors:
- the purB gene encoding adenylosuccinate lyase, whose amino-acid sequence is MDLNALTAISPIDGRYGSKTQALRAYFSEFGLIHARVRVEVRWLQQLAAHPQIKELPPFSAQATDFLNRLVDDFSVDDAEAIKAIERTTNHDVKAVEYFLKAKLAELPELAQALEFVHFACTSEDINNLSHALMLSGGVRDVLVPTMTEVADSITKLAHQHADLPMLSRTHGQTASPTTLGKEMANVAYRLQRQLKALETIEYLGKINGAVGNYNAHLATYPDIDWEANARDFIEGLGLSWNPYTTQIEPHDYIAELFDTLARFNTILIDFDRDIWSYISLGYFKQKTVAGEVGSSTMPHKVNPIDFENSEGNLGIANAVLGHLAAKLPISRWQRDLTDSTVLRSMGVGLAHSLIAYQSSLKGIGKLEANPERLAADLNQAWEVLAEAVQTVMRRYGIEEPYEKLKAFTRGKAITEAMMHDFVTQLDLPKDAQDALLALTPAGYVGNASDQAKRL
- the hflD gene encoding high frequency lysogenization protein HflD, producing MSRTEHQVMALAGVFQAAILVEQLARQGSIDKDTLALCIRSVLNLNPSSVEAVYEGVAGIRTGLQGVRDVLSRRGSGISTEVMRYAMGILHAQRKLAGRNDLMDALGKSLDRAVEQLRYFDDPLHDSVVGAAARCYQDSVSKLSFRIRVMGNPTYLQNPRTADQVRALLLFGIRSAHLWQQQGGRRWHILFRRNALYDSAQQLLLRHTH
- a CDS encoding NUDIX domain-containing protein encodes the protein MHSRDYPHLTASVLVADQDRILMVNEIDNGIRVWNQPAGHVEVGEDLQTAAIREALEESRYQVQLTHLLGLYQNVHEATGIHYLRACFIANAVTLVENAVLDADILQADWLPLNALLAGDYPLRSPIVRQCLLDFQAGQRFPLNCIQPMLSLSES
- the mnmA gene encoding tRNA 2-thiouridine(34) synthase MnmA, whose protein sequence is MSSPASTKVIVGMSGGVDSSVTAALLLEAGYQVEGLFMKNWDEDDGTEYCTAKEDLADAQAVSDRLGIKLHKANFAAEYWDNVFEHFLEEYQAGRTPNPDILCNREIKFKAFLDYALTLGADRIATGHYARTRPGSNGAELLRGLDANKDQSYFLHAVGHEQFEKTLFPVGELEKPEVRCIAEKYQLATARKKDSTGICFIGERRFSDFLKQYIPAQPGVIETLDGEVIGEHQGLMYYTIGQRQGLGIGGTRNHPEAPWFVAAKDLERNVLTVVQGTNHPALFTNRMTLSQIHWISGQAPQLPAQLACKHRYRQPDQVCTLSATDTGYEVSFAEPQRAITPGQSAVFYDGEVCLGGGVIEHSWQADA